The DNA window TTATGTATGTTAAGTATGAATTTACttacaatttaaaaacaaaaaatgtaTATGAATTTGTGAATTATTGAGTTCTTGACTAAGGTTAACAGTTTAACTCTTCACTACtttgaaaaatattgttttcaaATAAAGGTGGGGTTTATGAAACATTTAGACTACAAAACATGTGATTATATGCCACAAGTCACAACACGTGTGGTTTTCtacaactttgaccataaaaCGTGAGGTTTTCTTAAATTTACACTGTATCTATAGGATGTGTATGGAAATAAAATATAGGaataaataaatactaaatAAGAGTATCTGTTTGGGTCAGCCTTTTTACTCACAGCCTAGGAAATCTGGAAAGAGCGAAATGCAAGAATCTTCAGAGGAAAGGAAGCCATGACTCATCAAATACTCGTCCTCATCCAAGACGAGCTGGGATGCTTGGGCTTGGCCGGTGTGAAGCACATTGGGAGATTGTTCTTGGCCGGTGCGAAGCACATTGGGAGATTGTTGCCATGAGGATCATGGAGAACTGACGTGCAAGCATGTTTGCAGTCAGGTGTGTACagttcttttcctttctttcagcCTCTGGCTGTGTAACTCTTCCCCTCTATTAATATAACGCCAGTCAATCTGATTGGCCGTTCGAAAAAAAGAGTATCTATTTGGGTGTTACAATTAGGGAATGATTCCAAAACTGTATTATCCGTATGTGCATATATGGGATCCAACCAAAATAATCGagacaaaagcagcagcagcagcagcaacaacaacaaagaGAAGAAGCGGACCACATACCATCCAACTTGCTCTGGTCCTTGAAGTGGCTAGCCTAGGGTTGGTTCACTGTTGTCTGGTGGCCGCAGTTGGTAGTTGCCGGGAGCAAGGTGAGGAGCGGCGATGCCGGAGGCGGCAAACAAGAGTAGCCTGTAGGCATGGTGATTGGTGGCGCGGGTGGTGTGTGGCGAGAGCAATAGAGCATAGGAGAGagcggagaggggaggggaggggaggagacgcGGCGGAGATGGGGAAGATGGCAGCCGAGCCGACCGCCTCACAAACTTGGCCCAAGTTAATCTAAATTGGCAGCCCAATACACTAAGCTTCCCCAACGAGTCCAAGCAGGCCGGAAGAATTGGGGAGGAGCTACAAATGGAAAAGGTACATATGAGATCCCTGTCCCTCaacgcaaaaccagatatatgtcATCTCTCAACTAATAAAACCGGATTAGTCCGAGTCCTTAGATGATTTTGAACCcagttttatccgacgtggcagctgagtcaagtgggacccacatatcagggTGACACGTCATagccctcttctctcccttcctcctctctctcactcttctcagGGCAGGGCGGCCGATGGgtagggaggaggccggcggggcaaggcaggagaggaggagagtgccggcggcggcaacgacgtaGGAAAAGGGGAGGCGGCGATTGCAGAGGCCGCAAGCGCTGCCTCAAAATATGTCAGCTCAGATTTTGTTACTCATGGATTTGCATGATAACAAGCTGTCCGTTAAACTTCATACTTCTTTTTGGAATTTGCCTTCGTTAATGGCCCTGAATCTTGCTGACAATACCTTAACCGGTGAAATACATCCCAGTTTCTGCAACTTGACCGGCATTATCGTTTTGGATCTATCAAACAACAACTTAACAGGGTCTATACCAAACTGTAGCAGGATAAAACAGCAACTTTATTTTCTGTCTAACAACTCCTTGTCAGGCGATATCTCGTATGCATTTTTCAATATATCCAATCTTATAGGCTATAGCTATGGATATCAGACATAATCAGTTCACTGGCAAGTGGCAACCTGAGTTGGGCATATAGTCCTAAAATTAACATATTGTCCTTAGGCGGGAATAATTTTGAAGGGCAAATCTCTCCAGACATATGTAACCTTCAATTCTTGAGGATAATTGACTTCTCACACAACAAACTGTCGGGCTCAGTACTAGCATGTATCGGAAGCATCCTCTTTAATAACGTTGAAGATGGAGATGATCGAATTTTCTTGAACCGTTTTAGACTAGCAGATATCGAGATGCATGATTCTGACTTGTCGACTACTTACTATGACCTAGGCTTCGCTTTCTCTACTAAATGGTATCAGTATGCATACGGTTTCAATTTCGTCACCATGATGTCTGGCATTGACCTATCTGCAAACATGCTGGACGGAGAGATTCCATGGCAGCTAGGAAATCTGAGCCATATCAAGTCCCTCAATCTATCCTACAATTTCTTCACTGGCCAAATCCCAGCTACATTTGCCAACATGAAGGAGATTGAAAGCCTAGACCTATCCCACAACAACCTGAGTGGACCGATACCATGGCAGTTAACTCAGTTATCATCATTGGGAGCGTTCTCTGTGGCTTACAACAACTTATCGGGATGCATACCGAACTATGGTCAGCTGGCCTCGTTCAGCATGGAACGTTATGTAGGCAACAACAACCTTTACAATACATCACAGGGAAGCAGGTGCTCTCCTAGTGGTCATGTGTCAAAGGAAGAAGATGTGGAGGAGAGGTACGACGATCCAGTCCTCTACATTGTCAGTGCTGCCTCGTTCGTGTTGGCGTTCTGTGCCACCGTTGCATTCTCATTTGCCATTCATACGGGCGATCTGTAATACTCAAAATGTAGTCCACCCCAGAAAAGTAGTACTGTATGAGCAATAATACAGCCAATAGCTTTCTGAAACATCTACCCCTGTATGTAATGTAAAATTGTAAACTATGCTATCCTTTGGTTCAAATTTCTATTCCATAAAAGGCAGctatctgtagtagaataataTTGCACTATCTCTTTTTTTCAGAATGTATCATATTATCTTGGTTGGCACAGATTAGCCAAGCAATTGCTTGTTACATGTACAACAGATGCAGCTACTAGTTCCTCCTCTTGCTTGTTCTTGACGATCTTTTACCTTTGGTTCCAGAATCTGGCACCATTGGGAGTGGCACCAGCAAACCTCCTTTGAGATCATCAGCATTTTTATTCTTCTCGATCGATTTCTGTAACTTGATGGaaaatttgaaatcttttaTCTGCAGATATTGTATAAGGCATGTTAACTAATGGCCTTTGTATAAACTGCAGTGTTTTCAAGAGGAAAGAGAGTTTAGCACCTGTTCTTCTAGATCACGAATTGTATCATCTTTCAACTTCAGTTGAGCCCTCTCCCTGTTGAGTGTAGAAGTGTAGATTTATCaggaaagaaaaagggaaagttGTGGATCTTTATGATAGGAAGGCAAAACTAGAAATCTAAAAATCAGAATTTAGCACGATCCAACACCTTTCACTGTGCCATCTACTTCCATTTTCTGGTGGAAGGGTCAAAACATACCTTTCCTCTATTTCTTTTAGTGTTCGACGCCATATATCCTGGTTCTTCGTGAGTTTTTCATTCATCTGCAGGAAAGGCAAAGTACCAAGTCACGTCAAAGAACCACAGCAATTATGCTTGATAATAACTGAAAGGTGCATGATTTGAGATGCTCACATCTGCaagtttctttttctccaacaTTGCATTCTCAATCTTTTGTTGGATTTCTTTACTCTTATCATTTACAGCTT is part of the Oryza glaberrima chromosome 4, OglaRS2, whole genome shotgun sequence genome and encodes:
- the LOC127771629 gene encoding putative receptor-like protein 8, producing the protein MMSGIDLSANMLDGEIPWQLGNLSHIKSLNLSYNFFTGQIPATFANMKEIESLDLSHNNLSGPIPWQLTQLSSLGAFSVAYNNLSGCIPNYGQLASFSMERYVGNNNLYNTSQGSRCSPSGHVSKEEDVEERYDDPVLYIVSAASFVLAFCATVAFSFAIHTGDL